From Patescibacteria group bacterium, a single genomic window includes:
- a CDS encoding macro domain-containing protein gives MVDIKIIEGDITTLSVDAIINAANETLLGGGGVDGVIHYVAGPELKEECETLGGCKKGEAKITKGYNLPAKYVIHTVGPAYGFEGGLEKKILQDCYINSLEVAKKNNLRTVAFPAISTGAFRYPKDMAAKIAMECVSDYTSQYPDSFDQIIFVMFSEFDYLVYKSL, from the coding sequence ATGGTAGATATTAAAATAATTGAAGGTGATATTACAACACTAAGTGTGGATGCAATAATTAACGCTGCCAATGAGACACTTTTGGGAGGTGGTGGTGTTGATGGGGTAATTCATTACGTTGCTGGTCCGGAGTTAAAAGAAGAATGTGAGACTTTGGGAGGATGCAAAAAAGGTGAGGCAAAAATTACTAAGGGCTATAATTTACCTGCCAAATACGTGATCCATACTGTTGGTCCAGCGTATGGTTTTGAGGGTGGTCTGGAAAAGAAAATCTTGCAGGATTGCTACATTAACAGTTTAGAAGTTGCGAAGAAAAATAATTTACGGACCGTGGCTTTCCCAGCTATCTCTACAGGCGCATTTCGGTATCCAAAGGATATGGCAGCAAAAATTGCAATGGAATGTGTTTCCGATTATACTAGCCAATACCCTGATTCATTTGATCAGATAATATTTGTAATGTTCAGTGAATTTGATTACCTTGTGTATAAAAGTTTATAA
- the smpB gene encoding SsrA-binding protein SmpB — protein sequence MSLAENKKALFDYEILEKYQAGLVLSGQETKSAKDGQINLKGTYVTFHGNEAYVTNMHIARYKPAGPLLEYDPTRSRKLLLRKKEIAYLQEKSLEKGLTIVPLSVYIKGRLVKIEIAVARGKHKYDKREAIKKKYLKREIEKAKKGGAGL from the coding sequence ATGTCTTTAGCTGAAAACAAAAAAGCATTGTTTGATTATGAAATCCTGGAAAAATATCAGGCCGGTTTAGTGTTGTCCGGACAGGAAACAAAATCAGCCAAAGACGGCCAAATCAACTTAAAAGGAACGTATGTGACGTTTCACGGTAACGAGGCCTATGTCACAAATATGCATATTGCCAGATACAAACCGGCCGGTCCCCTGCTTGAATATGACCCGACTCGCAGCCGCAAATTATTACTGCGAAAAAAAGAAATCGCTTATTTACAAGAAAAATCTTTAGAAAAGGGCTTGACAATAGTGCCACTTTCGGTGTATATTAAAGGCCGTCTCGTGAAGATTGAGATAGCAGTAGCGCGCGGCAAACACAAATACGACAAACGCGAAGCTATCAAGAAAAAATATCTTAAACGAGAAATAGAAAAAGCCAAAAAGGGGGGTGCCGGGCTTTGA
- the rplT gene encoding 50S ribosomal protein L20 has translation MTRIKGGMLHAKRRRGILKHTKGFRWGRKSKIKLAKVAKYKAGQYAFTDRKLKKRINRGLWQLRINAAIREYGLSYSKFIGNLKKKGIVIDRKVLSILAADHPAIFAKIAEAAK, from the coding sequence ATGACAAGAATTAAGGGTGGCATGCTCCACGCCAAACGCAGACGCGGAATCCTCAAACATACCAAGGGCTTTCGCTGGGGCAGAAAATCAAAAATCAAATTAGCCAAGGTGGCCAAATACAAAGCCGGTCAATATGCTTTTACCGACCGCAAATTAAAAAAGCGCATTAACCGCGGTTTGTGGCAACTGCGCATCAACGCCGCTATACGCGAATACGGCTTGAGCTACAGCAAGTTTATCGGCAACTTAAAGAAAAAAGGTATTGTTATAGACAGAAAGGTGTTGTCCATACTGGCGGCTGATCATCCGGCTATTTTCGCTAAAATTGCCGAAGCGGCCAAATAG
- a CDS encoding thioredoxin family protein: protein MTIKILGFGHPDYQKLEDNVKYALRQLNKDVPVEKVSKISEIMYYNVRGVPALVVNDRIVGYGNMLWEGIKKILSNAK from the coding sequence ATGACCATAAAAATTCTAGGTTTCGGCCATCCGGATTATCAGAAGCTGGAAGACAATGTTAAATACGCGCTTAGACAGCTTAACAAAGACGTTCCTGTTGAAAAGGTCTCAAAGATCAGCGAGATTATGTACTACAACGTGCGCGGAGTTCCGGCACTGGTGGTAAACGACCGCATCGTCGGCTATGGCAACATGCTCTGGGAAGGAATTAAAAAAATATTGTCCAACGCAAAATAA
- a CDS encoding Wzz/FepE/Etk N-terminal domain-containing protein, translating to MWHLLLKHYKLIIVWGVVIAVASAGVSFLFPRQYSANSQVLIISKNRTGVDPYTQAKSAETIGTNLVQVLKTTDFYNKVMQYPGISFDKGRWLNLTDRKQRKQWSKDVVATMVYGTGLMNITAYSNSQNDAVNLSSAVTQVMSSEGWQYVGGDVDIKAVSTPLASVLPARPNFILNFVLGFLVGALISSLWVMRYKKHLFGN from the coding sequence ATGTGGCATCTTCTTCTCAAGCACTATAAACTCATAATCGTGTGGGGGGTTGTTATCGCCGTGGCGTCTGCCGGCGTTAGTTTTTTATTCCCCAGGCAGTATAGCGCCAACAGCCAGGTTCTGATAATTTCTAAAAATCGCACCGGCGTGGATCCGTATACCCAGGCCAAATCAGCCGAAACCATCGGCACCAATTTGGTGCAGGTTTTAAAAACCACTGATTTTTATAACAAGGTAATGCAGTATCCGGGCATTTCTTTTGACAAAGGCCGCTGGTTAAATTTAACGGATCGCAAACAGCGCAAGCAATGGTCAAAAGACGTGGTGGCCACGATGGTCTACGGCACCGGGTTGATGAATATCACGGCCTACAGCAACAGCCAAAACGACGCTGTTAATTTATCCAGCGCCGTCACCCAGGTGATGTCCAGCGAGGGTTGGCAGTATGTCGGCGGCGATGTTGATATCAAAGCCGTGAGCACGCCTCTGGCTTCAGTTCTGCCGGCCCGTCCCAATTTTATTTTAAACTTCGTGCTTGGATTTTTAGTCGGCGCTTTGATTTCCAGCTTGTGGGTGATGAGATATAAAAAACATTTGTTTGGGAATTAA
- a CDS encoding DUF5317 family protein, translating to MSILATLEQKQLISKETVELFTVSVIIFFLSLILFRLHFYLAALGLLLMVLGGLANLYVIDYNKLRMPVLNLSRRQLAEAKRRQPSRRFCKLDRSTKLAWLADRFQVGKGVYSLGDFIMYFGVVVVVPEVVFRFLP from the coding sequence ATGAGTATTTTAGCCACTTTGGAACAAAAACAATTAATTTCAAAGGAGACCGTAGAATTATTCACCGTATCCGTGATTATATTTTTCTTGTCATTGATTTTGTTTAGACTTCATTTTTATTTGGCGGCATTGGGTTTATTGCTTATGGTACTGGGTGGATTGGCAAACTTATATGTAATTGATTACAACAAGCTTCGTATGCCTGTTTTGAATCTAAGTCGGCGGCAACTGGCTGAGGCAAAGAGGAGGCAGCCATCACGCAGATTTTGTAAATTGGACAGAAGCACAAAATTAGCCTGGCTGGCAGACAGGTTTCAGGTTGGTAAGGGTGTTTATAGCTTGGGTGATTTTATTATGTATTTTGGTGTGGTTGTTGTAGTCCCTGAGGTCGTGTTTAGATTTTTACCTTAG
- the rpmI gene encoding 50S ribosomal protein L35: MPKLKTHKALSKRFQITKTGKILKRRAGQNHFNSRDTGKAGRNKKRDLVMSKSWNKVMEINLPN, translated from the coding sequence ATGCCAAAATTAAAAACACACAAGGCCCTGTCAAAAAGATTCCAAATCACCAAGACCGGAAAAATTTTAAAACGCCGGGCCGGACAAAATCATTTTAATTCCAGAGACACCGGCAAGGCCGGCAGAAACAAAAAACGGGATTTAGTGATGAGCAAATCATGGAACAAAGTCATGGAAATAAATTTACCAAACTAA
- the infC gene encoding translation initiation factor IF-3, producing the protein MRISHKKHKPEPKKIFFHNEGISAPEVLVLDNAGGNLGVMKTAEAVRIAREQELDLVLINPKTEPPVARLIDFGQFRYQQEKEERLKVAHAHVTEVKGVRLSLRIGAHDLEIRKNQSIKFLNEGDKVKIEIILRGREMQQKPMARTVVDNFIKDVNSTLPVRLDQEIEVQFNKVTAIIAKK; encoded by the coding sequence ATGCGCATTTCGCACAAAAAACACAAACCAGAACCGAAAAAGATTTTTTTTCATAACGAGGGCATCTCTGCTCCGGAAGTTTTGGTTTTGGATAACGCCGGCGGAAATTTAGGCGTAATGAAAACCGCCGAAGCCGTACGCATTGCCAGAGAACAAGAACTTGACCTGGTTTTAATAAATCCCAAAACCGAACCGCCGGTTGCCAGATTAATTGATTTCGGCCAATTCAGATATCAACAGGAAAAAGAAGAACGGCTAAAGGTGGCCCACGCCCATGTCACCGAAGTTAAAGGTGTGAGGTTGTCACTGCGCATCGGCGCGCACGATTTAGAAATCCGCAAAAATCAATCCATCAAATTTTTAAATGAAGGCGACAAAGTGAAGATTGAAATAATTCTGCGCGGCCGGGAAATGCAACAAAAGCCCATGGCCCGAACAGTTGTTGATAATTTTATAAAAGACGTAAACAGCACGCTCCCTGTGCGCTTAGACCAGGAAATTGAGGTGCAATTTAATAAAGTAACCGCGATTATCGCGAAAAAATAA